DNA from Sphingomonas sp. SUN039:
TCGTTACTTGACGAATTCGGCCAATAGTTCATTGTTCAATAATTGAGTCGTTAAGCCATTTCGGGGGACGATGGCCGTCTTCATTCAAGTCCTGCTGTCGATCTCGCACGAACTCATGCTGTTCGCGGCGTTCGCATTTGTGCTGGGCGGCACTAGCGACACGGCAGTCGACCTGATCTGGGCCGCGCGGGCTACATGGCGACGCGGATTCATATTCAAGCGTTTCACCCGTGCCACGGCGATTTCACTGGAACCCTCGGTCAAACCGGAGCGACTGGCCGTATTCATCCCCGCATGGGACGAAAGCACCGTCATCGGCGCCATGCTCCGCCATGCAATAGACGCGCTCGCACCGGCCGACTGTGTCATCTACGTCGGGGTCTATCCGAACGATCCGGCCACCATTGCTGCCGTCGCCGCTGTCGCGTCGCCCCGCGTGCGACCGGTTATCGGCCCCCGCCCCGGCCCCACGACCAAGGCCGACTGCCTGAATATCCTCTGGCAGCAGATGCAGGCGGACGACCTCGTCGACGGGGTCCGCACCAAGGCGGTTGTTCTCCACGATGCAGAAGACGTTGTTCACGCATCGGAAGCCCGGGTATTCGACTGCCTCACAGACCGGTTCGACCTCGTCCAGCTTCCCGTCGTACCGCTGGTCGATCCTGCGTCGCGCTGGATCTCCGGCCATTACATCGACGAGTTCGCCGTCCATCATGGCAAGACCATTGTCGCGCGCGAGTGGATCGGGGCGGGGCTGCCCTCGGCAGGCGTGGGATGTGCCTTCTCGCGGACTATGCTCGACAGGATCGCCCAGGGGCGTGACGGCCCGTTCGACGCGGCCAGCCTGACCGAAGACTATGAACTCGGACTTCGCATCCGCCAGCTGGGCGGACGTGGCGCCTTTGTTCGACTGCCCGAGTCACCGGGCGGTCCGCTCGTCTGTGTGCGCGCGCATTTTCCGGCAGAGCTCGCCGATGCCGTCGTCCAGAAATCGCGCTGGATTGCGGGGATCGCCCTGTCGGGCTGGGATCGTCTCGGCTGGCAGGGCGGCTTTGCCGAAAGCTGGATGCGCCTCAACGACCGGCGCGCGTTGTTTGCTGCTATCGTGATGCTCGCAGCCTATGGCGCGCTGGCAACCTATGCGATCGCAACGCTGCTCGGTGCGGCGCTCGGCATCGAAAGCAGCCTCCGCAGCTCTTGGCTCTTCGATATCCTTCTGCTCCTGTGCGGCGTCCTGCTGCTGTGGCGACTGACGCTGCGGGGGGTGCTGGTCACGCAGCTCTACGGGTGGCGCGAGGGGCTGCGATCCATCCCGCGCTCCTTCTTTGCCAACGTCATCGACATGATGGCCGCCCGACGCGCGGTCGAGGTCTATCTAAAGGCGCGACGCGACGGCGTCGTCCGCTGGGACAAGACTCGCCACGCCTTCCCCGCCGATCCCGGCACGGCGCGGTGAACAGGGCGGGTCCCGCGCGCCCGATCCGCGCGGTGGTTGCGGTCCTCGCACTTTGGGTCGGCGCACGCGCCGCATTTCTGCTGAGCAGGAATCCGGTCGCGGCAGGCGCGAGTCCAGCAACGGCGGTCGCCCTGCCGATTGCGGCCATTGCCTCCTCGCCGAAAGGCGTTCCTGAGAAAGCGTCGGCTGCAATTCCGGCATCCCCAAGACCGGTACCGATTGCCGCAACGATATGGGCAGTCCGGCGAGCGCAACCAAGGCCCGTCGTCTCAACATCGAAAGATTTCGTCTCGTCCCAGGTCGAGAGCGATTTCACGCCTCCAGCAACAAGTGCTCCACTGCCGATGACGCTGGCAACAACGACGGCCCGTTCGCCGCCGGTCGCGGCCTTGCCTACCTTCGATCGGCAATTGTCTGTCCATCCGCAATCGCAATGGTCCGGATCGTTTTGGCTAACGGCACGCGAAGGCGTTTCGACGGCACTGACATTGGGAAGCAGCCAGCTCGGCGGATCGCAAGCGGGGGTCCGGATTTATCGCCAAGTGAGGCCTGCACTCTCGCTCACAGGGCGTGTTTCGGCAGCGCTTGCCACGCGACAGAGCGAGGCGTCCGCCGGACTTGCGCTGCATCGTGGCGCGTTCACCCTGCTCGCCGAGCGCCGCTTTGCGCTCGATGGCGGCGGGCGCAACGACTGGTCGGTGACAGCAGTAGCGGGCGTTTCGGACATTCGCTTGCCACTCGCAATCCGGCTCGACGGCTATGCCCAGGCCGGGATCGTCGGCCGCGACGGCTTTGCCGATGGCGCGCTGCGGGTTGAGCGGACAATCATCGGTACCAGCGCCGACCGTCTCGCGGTCGGCGCAGGCGCATGGGGGAGCGTCCAGCCGGGCGTTTCCCGGCTCGATATCGGCCCGCAAATCGTGGCGCGCGCATCGCTCGGTGGGCGGGCGGTGCGTCTGTCCGCCGAATGGCGGCAGCGAGTGGCGGGCAGTGCTGCGCCGGGATCGGGACCGGCCGTAACGTTGGGCGCCGATTTCTGATCGAAGGGTTTTTGCCGGGGCGACCCTTTCGGGCGGCGAACCGAGCGGCTAGGGCTGGTCGCGCCGATGGATATCTACCTTCCCGTCGCGAACCTGTCGGTCAACGCGCTGGTCATCGTCCTGCTGGGCGGGGGCGTCGGCTTGCTGTCGGGTATGTTCGGGGTCGGTGGCGGATTCCTGACCACGCCGCTGCTGATCTTCTATGGCATTCCGCCAACGGTCGCTGCCGCTTCCGCCACGACGCAGGTGACGGGGGCGAGCGTATCGGGCGCGCTGGCGCACTACCGGCGGGGGGGGGTCGATATCCCGATGGGCGCAGTACTGGTCGTTGGCGGCATCGTCGGCGCGATCGCGGGCTCGGGTATTTTCCGCGTGCTCCAGCAGTTCGGCCAGATCGATACGGTTATCAACATCCTCTATGTCGTGCTGCTGCTGGGCGTCGGTATCCCGATGGCGCGTGAGGCGGTGCAGAGCGTTGCCGCGACGATATCTGGCACGCCCTTGCCCGCGAAGAAGCGGCGGCATCACCCGGCGGTTGCCGCCCTGCCCTTCCGTTGGCGCTTCTACGCCTCGGGCCTTTATATCTCGCCGCTCGCACCACTGATCCTGGGCTTTGTGACCGGCATCATGACCGTGCTGCTCGGCGTCGGCGGCGGGTTCATCATGGTGCCGGCAATGCTCTACATCCTCGGCATGGCAACCCGCGTTGTCGTCGGCACCTCGCTGTTCCAGATCTTGTTCGTCACTGCCGCGACAACGATGGTCCATGCGGTCACGACCAAGGCTGTCGACGTCGTCCTCGCCTTTTTCCTGCTACTCGGCAGCGTCATCGGGGCGCAGGTCGGGGCGCGGCTCGCGGCGCGGTTCAAACCCGATTACCTGCGGCTGCTGCTCGCCGCGATCGTGCTTGCCGTCGCTTTCCGCATGGCCATCGGCCTGACCTGGCAGCCCGAGGAAATCTATACGGTGCAGCTGCTGTGAAGCGGGTCGCTGTTGCCCTGTTGGCTCTGGTCCTGCTCACCGCCGCAACCGAAGATGCGCCGGTGCTCGTCCCTGACGTGTCGCAACGCGAAGTCGACATCCATTACAGCTTCACCGGGGCCGAACTGCTGTTGTTCGGCGCGATCCTCTATCCCGGCGGCAAGGTGCCTGACGGACGCACCGATGTGGCGGTGGTGCTGAAAGGGCCGCCGCAATCGATCCTCGTGCGCGAGAAGCAGAAGCTGGCGGGCGTCATCTGGGCCAACGCAGGATCGTCGCGGTTTCGCTCGGCACCGGCCTTTTATGCGATTGCCGCATCGCGCCCGCTCGACAAGCTCGTCGACGAGCGCACGGCGGCGATCTACGAACTCGGTCTCGGCAGCATCCATCTGTCCCCTGCGGGCGGGGCGGACCCGCAAGTCGCACACCGCTTCGAGACCGGTTTCGTCGATCTGCGTGCCAGGGGCGGATTGTTCGTAACCCAACCCGGCGCCATCGAAATCTCCAAGGGTGTGCTCTATCGCGCGCGCCTCACCATTCCGCCACGCGTTCCCGACGGACGCTATACAGCGGAGACGTTCCTGATCCGCGACGGCAAGGTCATCGCGGCGGCCACACGCACCATTACGGTCCGCAAACAGGGCTTCGAACGGATCGTCGCAAGCTTCGCGCAAGACTGGCCGATTTCCTATGGCTTGCTCGCGGTGCTGCTGTCGGTCGGTTTCGGCTGGGGCGCGGGCGCATTGTTCCGGCGCATCTGAACCACTTGGCCCATCCGTAACCGGTTTGTTAACCACTCCCGCGCTACGACCGACGGTGCGTTTTACAGGTGGGATCAAACTAGTGGACATGCAGCGTACCGGCGCGTTCGAATCGACAACGACCAGCAACGAAGGGCCGCGCACCGTCGGTGCCTTCAACGGCCCCATCGGCGAAGTCATCGAGATTTCCGGATCGTCCTCGCAAGTCCGTTTCGACGGTGCCGCGCTCGCCCGCCAGAGCGGTGCCGAAGATCCCAGCCTCGCCACCGCAGGCCAGGTCGGCAGCCAGATCAAGATCCGGCTCGGTTCGACATGGCTCGTCGCCAACGTCCGCTCGCTCCGCGTCGATCCCCAGCAAGCGGGCAGCGTGATCGGGTTCATCGACTTTCTCGGCGAAGGCGACGAGGAACGGCTGACCGGAAAGATCTACAACTTCCGCCGCGGCATCACCCGTTACCCGACTCCCGGCGGGCAGGTCTTCCCCGTCAGCGGGCAGGACATGCGCCAGATGTACGCCGCCGACGACCGCGCTTTCATCGAAGTCGGCACCGTCTACCCGACCAAGGACATTCGCGGTGCGGTTTACGTCGATGCGATGCTCGGCAAGCATTTCGCGCTGCTGGGGTCGACCGGCACCGGCAAATCGACCAGCGCCGCACTCATCCTTCACCGCATCTGCGAACTGGCGCCGCAAGGCCATATCGTGATGATCGATCCGCACGGCGAATATTCGGCGGCGTTCAAGACCAACGGCGCGCTGTTCGACGTAACGAATCTGGCGATGCCGTACTGGCTGATGAATTTCGAAGAGCATTGCGAGGTCTTTGTGACCACGCAGGGGTCCGAACGGCAGACCGATTCAGACGTCCTCGCCAAGTGCCTGCTCGCCGCCAAATCGAAAAGCCGCGCGGCGGAAGGCATCTCGAAACTCACCGTCGACTCGCCGATCCCCTATCTGCTCAGCGACCTGACCAACTTCATCACCGCCGAAATGGGCAAGCTCGACAAGGCGGGCGACAATGCGCCGTATATGCGGCTCAAGACCAAGATCGACGAGATCAAGTCCGATCCGCGCTACAGCTTCATGTTTTCCGGCATGCTCGTCGCCGACAACATGGCCGGGTTCCTCGGGCGCATTTTCCGCCTGCCCGGCGACGGCAAGCCGATTTCGATCATCGATGTGTCGGGTGTGCCGTCGGACATCACATCGGTGGTGGTCGCGGTGCTCGCGCGCATGGTGTTCGACTATGCCATCTGGAGCCGCAACGAGCCGCAGCGCCCGATTCTGCTCGTCTGCGAGGAAGCGCACCGTTACGTGCCGAACGAAGCGAACTCGCAGAAGAGTGCCGTCGGCAAGATTCTCGGCCGCATCGCCAAGGAAGGCCGTAAATACGGCGTCTCGCTCGGCCTAATCACCCAGCGCCCGTCCGACCTTGCCGAAGGCGTGCTGTCGCAGTGCGGCACGATCATCGCGATGCGCCTCAACAACGAACGCGATCAAGCCTTCGTGAAGGCCGCCATGCCCGAGGGCGCGCGCGGCTTCCTCGATACCATCCCGGCGCTGCGAAACCGCGAATGCATTATCTGCGGCGAAGGCGTCGCCATTCCCGTGCGCGTCAGTTTCGACCCGCTCGAAGACCATAAGCGCCCGGCGTCGTCCGATCCGCTGTTCTCCGAACTCTGGAAGGAATCCGGCGGCGAAGAGGAAATCCTGACCCGCGTCATCAAGCGCTGGCGCGCCCAGGGCAAATAGCATGGACGCGGGGCGCGGTTTCGTGCGCGCGCCGAACGCGCTAGGGACGTCGGTAATGGCCGCCGACCCCCGCCCGCGCTCCGCCGTTTCGTCCGGCGTCGGTATCGCGGGGCTTGTCGGCCTCGCGCTGTGGATGGGTATCGCGCGCTATTTTCACATGTACGGACCGTTTTCGGCGGTGACGGCGGCGTTTGCGGCGGGCATCCCGATGGTGCTGTGGTCGCTGTTCGTGGACCGCGTTCACCGGAACCCGACAACAGGCATCGACTGGAGCGCACCGCGCAAGCCGCTGTCGGAAACGCTCGAAACCAGCCTCGCCAAATTGGCGGGCCTTTGGGCGACTTGGGCGATTATCGCAGTCGTTTATGCCAGCGCGCGCTTCTACTGGGTCGGCAACTATACCTTTGCGATGAAGACGTTCATCGTCGCCGCGCCGTTCCTGTTCGTGGCCTCGGTTCCTTATATCCTGTGGCTCGATACGCGGCTGAAAAACCCGCGCGACGGGTGCTGGGCATTCGGCAGCTGGCTGATGGGCGACCGCACTGCCGACCGCAGCGCGATCGGCGACCATTTCCGCAGCTGGGCGGTGAAGGCGTTCTTCACCGCGTTCATGCTGTCGGGCTTTCCGGGCAATTTCTTCGACACAGTGGAGCGCCCCTTTCCCGCGCTCAACGACCCCGTGGGTCTCGCCAATTTCCTGATCTCGGTCATGTTCCTGATCGACATGACGCTTGCCACCGTCGGCTATATCCTGACGATGAAGCCGCTCGACGCTCATATTCGCTCCGCTACGCCCTATGCCAGCGGCTGGGTGTCCGCGCTGATCTGTTATCCGCCCTTCGTTCTTATGGGTGGCGGCGGCCCGCTAGACTATCATGTCGGGACGTTCGGTGACCAAGGCTGGGCGCATTGGCTTGCTGCATACCCTGCAATGCTTTGGATCTGGGCCTTCGCTCTCGTCGTGCTGACTGGGGTCTACGCCTGGGCAACCATGGCGTTCGGCATTCGCTTTTCCAATCTCACGCATCGCGGCATCCTGACCCACGGGCCGTACAGCTGGATGCGGCACCCCGCCTATGTGTCGAAGAACACCTTCTGGTGGCTCTCGACACTCCCCTTTCTGGTCAGCACCGACAGCCTTGCGGATGCCGCGCGCAACACGATCATCATGGCGGCGGTCAGCGGCGTCTATTTCTGGCGCGCGATGACCGAGGAAAAGCATCTGCGCTCGGACGAGGACTACCGCACCTATGCATCCTGGATCGACCGCAACGGCTGGTTCGCACGCGGACGCCGCGCGCTGAAAATTTAGGCGACCTACCCCAAATGGGGCTGCCGCCTGACGGCACCCTGCGCGAGACCGGCATCGACGGGTTCACTTGGGGGAACACATTGCCATGCCGAAATTTCGTACAGCCCTGACTGCCGTGCTGCTCGCTTCATTTGCCGGACCGGCAGCCGCAGCGGATCGTCATGTCACCATCGTCAACGCGACCAACGACACGATGGTGCGCTTCTACGCATCGAACAGCGGGCGGACGAGCTGGGAAGAAGACATTCTGGGGGACCGCATCCTGAAACCCGGCCAGTCGGTTCGCATCAATGTCGACGATGGCACGGGGTCGTGTATCTATGACTTCCGCGCCGATTTCGACGACGGACAAAAGCTGACGCGCACCCGGATCAACGTGTGCGAGGTTTCAACCTATCGCTACACGGCCAATTGATGACGCAGCGACGGCTCTGGACCGAAGTCACGGTCGCGACCGGCCTTGTGCTTGCCGCAATGGCGCTTGCCCTGTTGATCTAGTTGCAGCCGCGCTGCCGAGCGCCCACTAAGCGGCCATGCTGCGCGATATCACGCAACCGCTTGGCCCCGAAACCCCGATGTGGCCCGGGGATACGCCGTTCGGATCGGCGCAGACGTGGAGCTATGGTCCCGGCTGCCCGGTCAATGTGTCGCGCTTCGAAAGTTCGACGCATGCGGGCACCCATGCCGATGCGCCGCTGCACTACGATCCGGATGGAGACAGCATCGCAGCCGTCGATCTGGCCCCTTATGTCGGCCCCGCCCGTCTGGTCGATGTGCGCGGGCAGGGTTCGGTGGTAACGCCCGACATGGTTGCCCCCGCGCTGGCGACGCCGTGCGAACGCATGCTGCTGCGAACCTATAGCCGCTTCCCCCATGGGCACTGGGACGCATCTTTCGTGACGGTGGCAGCGGCGACAATCGATCTGCTTGCGGCGCACGGTGTCGTCCTGATCGGCATCGACAGCCCGTCGCTCGACCCGCAGGAGTCGAA
Protein-coding regions in this window:
- a CDS encoding ATP-binding protein; the protein is MQRTGAFESTTTSNEGPRTVGAFNGPIGEVIEISGSSSQVRFDGAALARQSGAEDPSLATAGQVGSQIKIRLGSTWLVANVRSLRVDPQQAGSVIGFIDFLGEGDEERLTGKIYNFRRGITRYPTPGGQVFPVSGQDMRQMYAADDRAFIEVGTVYPTKDIRGAVYVDAMLGKHFALLGSTGTGKSTSAALILHRICELAPQGHIVMIDPHGEYSAAFKTNGALFDVTNLAMPYWLMNFEEHCEVFVTTQGSERQTDSDVLAKCLLAAKSKSRAAEGISKLTVDSPIPYLLSDLTNFITAEMGKLDKAGDNAPYMRLKTKIDEIKSDPRYSFMFSGMLVADNMAGFLGRIFRLPGDGKPISIIDVSGVPSDITSVVVAVLARMVFDYAIWSRNEPQRPILLVCEEAHRYVPNEANSQKSAVGKILGRIAKEGRKYGVSLGLITQRPSDLAEGVLSQCGTIIAMRLNNERDQAFVKAAMPEGARGFLDTIPALRNRECIICGEGVAIPVRVSFDPLEDHKRPASSDPLFSELWKESGGEEEILTRVIKRWRAQGK
- a CDS encoding glycosyl transferase family protein produces the protein MAVFIQVLLSISHELMLFAAFAFVLGGTSDTAVDLIWAARATWRRGFIFKRFTRATAISLEPSVKPERLAVFIPAWDESTVIGAMLRHAIDALAPADCVIYVGVYPNDPATIAAVAAVASPRVRPVIGPRPGPTTKADCLNILWQQMQADDLVDGVRTKAVVLHDAEDVVHASEARVFDCLTDRFDLVQLPVVPLVDPASRWISGHYIDEFAVHHGKTIVAREWIGAGLPSAGVGCAFSRTMLDRIAQGRDGPFDAASLTEDYELGLRIRQLGGRGAFVRLPESPGGPLVCVRAHFPAELADAVVQKSRWIAGIALSGWDRLGWQGGFAESWMRLNDRRALFAAIVMLAAYGALATYAIATLLGAALGIESSLRSSWLFDILLLLCGVLLLWRLTLRGVLVTQLYGWREGLRSIPRSFFANVIDMMAARRAVEVYLKARRDGVVRWDKTRHAFPADPGTAR
- a CDS encoding sulfite exporter TauE/SafE family protein, with the translated sequence MDIYLPVANLSVNALVIVLLGGGVGLLSGMFGVGGGFLTTPLLIFYGIPPTVAAASATTQVTGASVSGALAHYRRGGVDIPMGAVLVVGGIVGAIAGSGIFRVLQQFGQIDTVINILYVVLLLGVGIPMAREAVQSVAATISGTPLPAKKRRHHPAVAALPFRWRFYASGLYISPLAPLILGFVTGIMTVLLGVGGGFIMVPAMLYILGMATRVVVGTSLFQILFVTAATTMVHAVTTKAVDVVLAFFLLLGSVIGAQVGARLAARFKPDYLRLLLAAIVLAVAFRMAIGLTWQPEEIYTVQLL
- a CDS encoding isoprenylcysteine carboxylmethyltransferase family protein; this encodes MAADPRPRSAVSSGVGIAGLVGLALWMGIARYFHMYGPFSAVTAAFAAGIPMVLWSLFVDRVHRNPTTGIDWSAPRKPLSETLETSLAKLAGLWATWAIIAVVYASARFYWVGNYTFAMKTFIVAAPFLFVASVPYILWLDTRLKNPRDGCWAFGSWLMGDRTADRSAIGDHFRSWAVKAFFTAFMLSGFPGNFFDTVERPFPALNDPVGLANFLISVMFLIDMTLATVGYILTMKPLDAHIRSATPYASGWVSALICYPPFVLMGGGGPLDYHVGTFGDQGWAHWLAAYPAMLWIWAFALVVLTGVYAWATMAFGIRFSNLTHRGILTHGPYSWMRHPAYVSKNTFWWLSTLPFLVSTDSLADAARNTIIMAAVSGVYFWRAMTEEKHLRSDEDYRTYASWIDRNGWFARGRRALKI
- a CDS encoding TIGR02186 family protein, with product MKRVAVALLALVLLTAATEDAPVLVPDVSQREVDIHYSFTGAELLLFGAILYPGGKVPDGRTDVAVVLKGPPQSILVREKQKLAGVIWANAGSSRFRSAPAFYAIAASRPLDKLVDERTAAIYELGLGSIHLSPAGGADPQVAHRFETGFVDLRARGGLFVTQPGAIEISKGVLYRARLTIPPRVPDGRYTAETFLIRDGKVIAAATRTITVRKQGFERIVASFAQDWPISYGLLAVLLSVGFGWGAGALFRRI
- the kynB gene encoding arylformamidase, which produces MLRDITQPLGPETPMWPGDTPFGSAQTWSYGPGCPVNVSRFESSTHAGTHADAPLHYDPDGDSIAAVDLAPYVGPARLVDVRGQGSVVTPDMVAPALATPCERMLLRTYSRFPHGHWDASFVTVAAATIDLLAAHGVVLIGIDSPSLDPQESKTMDAHLAVRAAGMAILEGLVLDDIAAGDYELIALPLKLAGLDAAPVRAILRDLP